The following coding sequences lie in one Zingiber officinale cultivar Zhangliang chromosome 2B, Zo_v1.1, whole genome shotgun sequence genomic window:
- the LOC122045612 gene encoding ACT domain-containing protein ACR4-like isoform X2, with product MRRSYPPAESDDDEYAKFIKRMNPPRVVVDNESCENVDSINQHGILLEVVQVLIDLKLTVKKAYISSDGRWFMAVFNVTDKDGDKVRDRRLISYIQKSLETDACFFLKLRNSTGIRERTIIEMTGTDRPGLLSEICAVLTNRNCNVVEAELWTHNSRVAAVVGVTDDATGRAVEDSDRLFAIEDLLWNVLKGDDDSGAATTSTLSAGQTHTERRLHQMMFHDRDYERGTGGGDDESRRPQVAVMDCSEKDYSVIIVRSKDRPKLLFDTVCTLTDMQYVVFHGAVDAGDEEAYQEYYIRHVDGHPISSEAERQRLIQCLEAAIERRFTQGLEVALRTPDRVGLLSEITRVFRENGLTIRRAEISTEGGKAVDTFYLVDASSGNAVEAKTVEAIRRELGAMVVRVKPSRVVASPEVGAAGPGFLFGTLFKASLQSFGLIRSYS from the exons ATGAGGAGGAGTTACCCTCCGGCCGAGTCGGACGACGATGAGTATGCCAAGTTCATCAAGAGGATGAACCCCCCAAG GGTGGTTGTAGATAACGAATCTTGTGAAAAT GTCGACAGCATCAATCAGCATGGTATTCTTCTGGAGGTTGTTCAAGTTCTTATTGATCTCAAACTTACGGTCAAGAAAGCTTATATCTCCTCGGATGGAAGATGGTTCATGGCGG TATTTAATGTGACGGATAAGGATGGGGATAAAGTAAGAGACAGAAGGCTCATCTCTTACATTCAGAAA TCGCTGGAAACAGATGCTTGCTTCTTCCTCAAACTGAGGAACTCCACCGGTATAAGGGAGCGCACCATCATCGAGATGACCGGGACCGACCGGCCTGGATTGCTGTCGGAGATCTGCGCCGTGCTAACCAACAGAAACTGCAACGTGGTGGAGGCCGAGCTGTGGACCCACAACTCCAGGGTTGCGGCGGTGGTGGGCGTCACAGACGATGCCACCGGGAGGGCGGTGGAGGACTCCGACAGACTCTTCGCTATTGAGGACCTCCTATGGAATGTCCTCAAGGGAGACGACGACTCGGGCGCCGCGACGACGTCGACGCTCTCGGCGGGGCAGACCCACACCGAGCGGCGGCTGCACCAGATGATGTTTCACGACCGGGATTACGAGAGAGGCACTGGCGGCGGGGACGACGAGTCGAGGAGGCCTCAAGTCGCGGTGATGGACTGCTCGGAGAAGGACTACTCCGTCATCATCGTGCGGTCCAAGGACCGGCCGAAGCTGCTCTTCGACACGGTGTGCACGCTGACGGACATGCAATACGTGGTGTTTCATGGCGCAGTCGACGCCGGAGACGAAGAAGCCTACCAAGAATACTACATCAGGCACGTGGACGGGCACCCGATAAGCTCGGAAGCCGAGCGGCAGCGCCTGATCCAGTGCCTCGAGGCGGCCATCGAGAGGCGATTCACGCAAGGGCTGGAGGTGGCGCTGCGCACGCCGGACCGTGTCGGGCTGCTCTCAGAGATCACGAGGGTGTTTCGGGAGAACGGGCTGACGATTCGACGGGCGGAGATCTCGACGGAGGGAGGCAAGGCCGTCGACACGTTCTACCTCGTGGACGCGTCGTCGGGGAACGCAGTGGAAGCAAAGACGGTCGAGGCGATACGCAGAGAGCTGGGGGCGATGGTGGTGAGGGTGAAGCCGAGTCGCGTTGTTGCTTCGCCGGAGGTGGGTGCTGCCGGCCCGGGCTTTCTATTCGGTACCCTCTTCAAGGCTTCATTGCAGAGCTTTGGACTGATTAGATCATACTCCTGA
- the LOC122045612 gene encoding ACT domain-containing protein ACR4-like isoform X1, giving the protein MRRSYPPAESDDDEYAKFIKRMNPPRVVVDNESCENVTVIRVDSINQHGILLEVVQVLIDLKLTVKKAYISSDGRWFMAVFNVTDKDGDKVRDRRLISYIQKSLETDACFFLKLRNSTGIRERTIIEMTGTDRPGLLSEICAVLTNRNCNVVEAELWTHNSRVAAVVGVTDDATGRAVEDSDRLFAIEDLLWNVLKGDDDSGAATTSTLSAGQTHTERRLHQMMFHDRDYERGTGGGDDESRRPQVAVMDCSEKDYSVIIVRSKDRPKLLFDTVCTLTDMQYVVFHGAVDAGDEEAYQEYYIRHVDGHPISSEAERQRLIQCLEAAIERRFTQGLEVALRTPDRVGLLSEITRVFRENGLTIRRAEISTEGGKAVDTFYLVDASSGNAVEAKTVEAIRRELGAMVVRVKPSRVVASPEVGAAGPGFLFGTLFKASLQSFGLIRSYS; this is encoded by the exons ATGAGGAGGAGTTACCCTCCGGCCGAGTCGGACGACGATGAGTATGCCAAGTTCATCAAGAGGATGAACCCCCCAAG GGTGGTTGTAGATAACGAATCTTGTGAAAATGTAACTGTTATTAGG GTCGACAGCATCAATCAGCATGGTATTCTTCTGGAGGTTGTTCAAGTTCTTATTGATCTCAAACTTACGGTCAAGAAAGCTTATATCTCCTCGGATGGAAGATGGTTCATGGCGG TATTTAATGTGACGGATAAGGATGGGGATAAAGTAAGAGACAGAAGGCTCATCTCTTACATTCAGAAA TCGCTGGAAACAGATGCTTGCTTCTTCCTCAAACTGAGGAACTCCACCGGTATAAGGGAGCGCACCATCATCGAGATGACCGGGACCGACCGGCCTGGATTGCTGTCGGAGATCTGCGCCGTGCTAACCAACAGAAACTGCAACGTGGTGGAGGCCGAGCTGTGGACCCACAACTCCAGGGTTGCGGCGGTGGTGGGCGTCACAGACGATGCCACCGGGAGGGCGGTGGAGGACTCCGACAGACTCTTCGCTATTGAGGACCTCCTATGGAATGTCCTCAAGGGAGACGACGACTCGGGCGCCGCGACGACGTCGACGCTCTCGGCGGGGCAGACCCACACCGAGCGGCGGCTGCACCAGATGATGTTTCACGACCGGGATTACGAGAGAGGCACTGGCGGCGGGGACGACGAGTCGAGGAGGCCTCAAGTCGCGGTGATGGACTGCTCGGAGAAGGACTACTCCGTCATCATCGTGCGGTCCAAGGACCGGCCGAAGCTGCTCTTCGACACGGTGTGCACGCTGACGGACATGCAATACGTGGTGTTTCATGGCGCAGTCGACGCCGGAGACGAAGAAGCCTACCAAGAATACTACATCAGGCACGTGGACGGGCACCCGATAAGCTCGGAAGCCGAGCGGCAGCGCCTGATCCAGTGCCTCGAGGCGGCCATCGAGAGGCGATTCACGCAAGGGCTGGAGGTGGCGCTGCGCACGCCGGACCGTGTCGGGCTGCTCTCAGAGATCACGAGGGTGTTTCGGGAGAACGGGCTGACGATTCGACGGGCGGAGATCTCGACGGAGGGAGGCAAGGCCGTCGACACGTTCTACCTCGTGGACGCGTCGTCGGGGAACGCAGTGGAAGCAAAGACGGTCGAGGCGATACGCAGAGAGCTGGGGGCGATGGTGGTGAGGGTGAAGCCGAGTCGCGTTGTTGCTTCGCCGGAGGTGGGTGCTGCCGGCCCGGGCTTTCTATTCGGTACCCTCTTCAAGGCTTCATTGCAGAGCTTTGGACTGATTAGATCATACTCCTGA